The genomic segment CAGCCATAAAGGATGGACAGTCTGCCATTTGGTCAAACCCGAACCATCTTGTTTTGttaatgaaattttattggaacacagtcacattcatttatttaggtaCTGCCTACGATTGCTTATACCATAATTAGCAGATGGAAGCTATATGACCTGCAAGCCTGAAATACTTActatctggccttttacagaaagtTTCCCAACCCCTGACACAGGTTGACAAGTTTGAGAACATTTTGAAACACCTCAAAAACCAGCCACTAGAAAGCCAGACAGGGAAACAGagacaagaaaattaaaactgttaTTCAATTCCAAAAAACACCAACTCATCTTTGTACAAAGAAATCAGATGAACCTTGCAAAAGTGCCAAGATCCCCTGTCTGAAATGTTTATGCTCCTTAAAGATCaacaaaacacatttaaatgACTCTTTGTATATCCACAGCTGTGAAGAAGGCCAGCAGGATTTGGAATAGAGCAACTGCCCTCTTGTGGTGTGCAAGTGGTATTAGGAATGGCCTTACAATTCTACAGGAGTTATGCTATCCAAATTTtgatgattttaaatatattttttaatatttttaaatatatttttaaaatttacattttattttttgtaattttttaaatagaaccaTTCTTGGTTCAAACGAAATCTTCCACAGAAGTCCGTAAAAAAGCTCAAGTGCCTCACACACAATTCTGTTAAATTCAGTGTGTTCCAAACAAACTCATCATATTTCTCTCCTCGGAAACATGCCCATCCTTCTGCATTCCTGAATTAGGGTATGGCACCAACACTGACCCAGAAACTGCCACCTCTAATCAGTTACCTTCTCTGGCCAATTCTTCCTCCTTGACAGCTCTATCAGCATCTGTTTACTTCTCTCAAATCCAACTCGTGTCATGCAAGATTCTCCTAACTGCACCTGAGGATTACTGGAACGGCTTCCTAATCAGTTCTTTCTTCCACTCTCCCCACTGGCAaagtaatctttctaaaatgcaaccCAACCTTACTGTCTCCTGCTGAAATGGACTAGTTCTGCGAATCATTCCGAACAGAGCTCAAACCTCTTTAGAGCTGCCCTACAAACCTCTGGTGCTCTGACTTGCTCTTGCCATCCAAGTTTTCTCTCTTATTGTTACTGTGATGGTTTGTTCGTCCAAAGTTTAAAGGTACATACCAcggatctcatttaatccttctaaTTGTCTTTGAGTCAGACATTCTTTCCTTCCATTACGTAAACACAGAGGCTGTGGGGACTCAGAAAAGCTGGGTTATAGAAAATCCACTGATAGGCGGCCTCAGCAAGGTGCCTGGAAAGAGGCCTGGGGCAGACGAGAAGCAGAGAGATAAAGATGGCCTCTTTATACCTGTGGGCTCTCTGTAGGCCACGACTGCATCTTCACGATCTTTGATTCTTCTGACACTTAACAGACACTGACCAAATGTCTGTTgaacaaataagtgaatgaaGAGCAATGTGATGAGTTTTATTATTAAAGGGTCTAAACTAGTTAGAATTTCCCATATAAGTGGGAGACTGAGGATGTCACAGAAATTACCAGATTTATAGACCTCCAGGTGCTATAATATCTAGACATAGCAAGGATGAGTTCCAGTATAAGGTGATACcacttacattaaaaaacattCTACTTTAGCTAATGtaagaagatataaatatttaacacGTTGGTTTTACCTTCCTGGCCTGCTCTTCAGCTCgctctttcttgattttttccaGCTCTGCAAGAAGAGCTGcggtatcatcatcatcactttcCTCTTCAAAATCTtcatcttcatcctcctcctaAAAAAGAATGGTGATGGCCCAGGAGATTAGAGACAAAAGagacattattcttttttttccataaaaatgacACTTATCAAATCTTTGGAGCAGAATTTTCCtagttggaaaaataaatgtacGTAAATATGATTAGAAGCAGTaaccaaccaaaaaataaaacaccacaaAAAGCTTATGATTGCTTACTAAAATGTCAATACTCTGACTATTTTAGACATTATAACAGTAAATAGTATAATGAAGTACTTTTCAAATTTACATGGtcaaacaaatatttacatatgaaaacttttttttttcttttctttttttgctttttagggctgcaccatggcacatggaacttactaggctaggggttgaatcagagagccatgtcttcaacctacactccagctcatggcaactccggatccccaacccactgagcaaggccagcgatctaaccagcatcttcatggatgctggtcagattcgtttctgctatgccacaatgggaactccctgaaaatatttctaaaacctgAAAAGGAACACTGTATACTGAGGTACACTATATATTGTGATCCtgggaattaaaataattttatatagctCAGAATAACTAGGAAGTAAGGATAATCAAAAGTACCAAAAGAGGGTACTAAattctcagagaaaaaaatttcagacgAACAATCATTAAATCTCACTTAAAACtgagttctttatatttaattactgagttaatttttaattcaGTCTGTCTGCTCTAGAATTACTTATATATGCTTAATTAGATGCTACCCTAGAAAAGGCACTCAGATTTTTCCTCTGCATGTAGAAAACTGCAAATTAATTATATGCCCTGAGGACCCACtaaattttaatgttaaagtACCAAAACTTAGAAACCTTCCAGTTAGATCACATACCTCCCTAGGCACAGATCGAGCCACTGAGTGCATGAACATCCGGAAAGGGCATCACTGGTGGCAAGTGTGGAAAGGCCCCCACGTTCACTGTAGGGGATGTTACTGATACAGAGCCCAGTCTGAGGAGTGCCCTCTGGAGGGGTATAACTAGTCCAGTTTCCCCGGTTTAATACAGGGAGCTATTTTTTAGGGAAGCATATCTTTTAATAGATCTCCTCCTTCACTGGTTCTCCAGGGATCGAATTTAAAGTCTGATTAACCGTAAGAGAaggctttttgttttaaaataaacgcTAAAATTTAGCACTGAAGTCAGGGCTGTAATTGAGCAACAGGAagtcaaaataaatacaaatcacTTCTTAAAGCCAGAAGACTAAATacaacagtatttaaaaaaaaaaaaaaaaaaaaaaagataagtaaatcACTACACAGAGATGAGAGGAGGGAGTAAAACGTACATCTGTTAGAGGGTCATCTGCGTCGAGGTTGGCGGCAGGAATCTGGTCTAACCGAGGCTTCTTTGACACCGAGGAGGAGGTTGTATGTTCTACGGGAAAACAAACATCATTTAGCTTACTGAATCAAATCCTGCATTTCTTATGATATTTTAGGGGCCTGTGGGCACAAAGAGCTTAAGTCTTAGGCATGAAAGTAAGGATTATaaccacagtgcctggcaaataagCCCTTGgcaaatatgtgttgaataaattaatagaaGTATTGATTTTAATATGGGAACTGTAGCCTTGCTCAGGAAATTCAgaaaatagtttgcatttgctagaaataaaaatgggagaatttttcttttcttttccttttttagggccatgcctctggcatatgcaagttccagggccagcgatcgaattggaactacagctgctggcctacaccacagccacagcaatgggaatctgagccacacaggggatctgagccacatctgcgacctacacaggatccttaacctactcagcaaggctagggatgaaccagcatcctcatgacaCTGGGTTTTGAACCAGCCGAGCCACAATAGTTAACTCCATGGAGAATTTCATAGACAGAAACAATGGGGCCTCAAAAAGTCTGGCTGTGAAAATACCTTAATCCGAACTGAAACAATGGTTGCTAAATATTCCCAGATCACCTAGTTCTTTCCatatagaaacataaaaagaTGGAACTGGAATCAAATTCATTACCAtctctaatctaatctaatctaatccaATCTAATCTATCCTAACCTAATCTGATCCAGTCTTTTAAGAAACTTAAAGTTCACACCAATAtttaaaagcaagcaaacaaaaacagtaatCCATTCTAATTACCACGTGAAAGAAAAATTACTGTCAACACAATGTCATGAGAGACGTGTCCAGGGTGTAGGGTAGTCTAGGGGTCTAGGGAGTGTTGGTACCTCGGGTCGGcctatctctatttttttctcttgcagcagctctctctctctcttccaactCTCTCCTGAAGTCGCGGTTCCGAACCTCTTCGGGGGCATCCTGAGTGGTCTGtctaaagcagaaacaaaccaggGCAAAAATACTTCTTAAAAACACACGGCTGTAGTCATAGAAGACAGCTTGTGAAAAGCAACTTTGTCCTGAGTTCCTGAAACATAAAGTCCCATTAGGGAAACTGGACAAGATCACTATCCTAATCTGAGGGTTACTAAGAGGCTCCTGTGATGTCTCTGATATTTCAAGAACCTCAAGCTAAATCACATACTTTCCCATAATAAGGGTGCAGGTTGATTAAAATGTCCTTACTTTTTGTAACTATGTCAACTCAGGGCTCTGTTACAATAATACTCTTAATCTCATATTGATTAGTGCTGATAGTGCACGTCCCTCTGAGATAATGTATCAGCTATTGCTCCATCtacttatggaaattcccagttaATTGCAATTTCTGCTTAAGGAATATCTTGTAGCATTTTACAATCATAGCGCATGATTTTAGTGTTATAAACACTAATGCATTCTACTCCTATGAAAATAGATTACTAAGTGATAATAACGTAAACACTATTATCTTATGACCATACCATTTAACAGATTTGGTCTTCCTttgtgaaacaaaaaaaaaaataaaaggcttcaTTACCTATATTTTATCTTCGTATGAGAGGGTAGGTCTCTACTTGAATATTGCTTGGAGAGTTGGCTCAAATcaccttctccttttcctctcccacCTCTTGCAGGTTCAAAAGTTGGCCTAGCTGCCGTCGTCATTTTTTATGCTTTGAAGAAAAAGTGCCAAGTTACTTTCAACATAACAAACTATCATTTTATAAAGTATTAATCAATATCCATCCTTGGGAAAAAATTTCCCTAACTTATTCCccaaaacttatttaaaatgatCTCAAAAGTTCTCATGAAAACAAACAGTGAAGCTCAGGGTGTAGCGGGAATATGCAGATATTTAGTACAAAAAGTTCTGTCATGAAGATCTGAGACTGTGTTCCTGTTCTCCTTCTGgctctgtggccttggacaagccAACTAGCTTAAGTTTccgtcatctgtaaaatggggactaTTCCTCATGGGATTATCATGAAATTAAGAGACTTGACATGTCAAAGCCCTTGCAAAAATACAGTACTGCCGtgtctcagtttttaaaaaaatctcaactcaACCTTACTCCACCAGACTCCTTAAGGTTCCCATTTTATCTAAACCTCACACTGCAGAAAAGAGGCTAGCAGCTACAAAAACAGAGAAgatatctaaaaaaacaaatcattGACAGATACTGAAGGTCCTGAAGAAGTGTGCTCAACTTCGACGACAGTTACATTGGCAAAGCTCCCCAACAATCTTTTGTTGTTTCAATTTTATCCTACAGCAGCCAATATAATATAAATCATAACTTTTGCAAGTTACAATTTAAGGGATGCTCAAAACACAGGAACCCACCCCCACGGGACTCTGGTAACTACAAATCAGGGACTCCTTCCTTATGTTACTTCTGCTTTTAAGCAACTAAAAAACACTGCACAGCCGATGTGGCTACTAAAACCTCCCTCAAGCGTCGGAAAAGCAAGTGTCTGGGGCAGCTGGCATACTTCTCTAGATTTTCAAAAAAGGGAGAGGAATATATCCAGTGGGGGTGAAACTGGGTTCCGGGCCGCTGGGGGCGCCGCCGCCTCCCACACACCATCGTTATTTACACTCTGGGTTCTGGGGAGTTCACCTTCGGGTTGTCATCGGAAAGCCCGGCGATTCTTCACCCGTGCCAGATTTGGCGAGGGGCTGGGGGCGCCCAGACCCGCTTAACGCAGCCTGTAGAGCTACCTTCACGCTACGCTCTCCGCGGCCGGCCCGGGACTGGCCGTCCCCAGTCCAACAGGCGCTGGGCTCCGCAACCCGCTGCCGCTCCGGAAAACTCCTCTGCCTGCAGTCGGTTCTCCGCGTCCGCCCCCAActgtcctccccccccccccccccagtctgcTTTCCCCCAGCAGCTCACGTTGGCCGAGGTCCGAACGCACCAGCCTCCGGAGATCATTCAGAAACCACTTAGATTCTCGGCTCCCAGAAACCCCTGCGCCCAGGGCCAAAGCCCAAGACCCGGAAGCAAACCCTAACCTCTTCAGGGGCGGAGGCAGGGACCAATCGGCAGAGGCCAAGGGAGAAGTCGGCGTGACGACAGCAAGAGGCGGGGCTTAAACAGCCCAGGGGGCGGGCGTTTGAAATCGGTGCTTTGAGTAGACCCTAAACATCATTTTATACCTTCGAGAACCAATTACTTAATGTCTCTCCCGTCTTTTCCTTTCCCGACCCCCTCCCAGACGCCTTCATTCCGGTACTGCGTGGACGGAAAGCCCCGGGTAGCCGACACCACGTCCCCGGCTAccgagagagaaggagagagagcgTAGAAAAGGATTATACCAAACGGTTTAAATCCAACGGCtcctgcttgcttaatctttgaGCTAGACCCAGCAAGCCTAGAGAGTTGGGCTACGGAAAGactagtattttcttttaattggatatgaagaaagaacaaatatgTACGGGGGCAACCACGATCTTTATAAAGGTACCATTCCTGCAAAAAATGTTAGTCTTCAAAGCAAAGGTTGTATTCGTATTGACtgttaaaattgtaattttttttaaagcctaagtTCTAGCGGGAGGGGAGATGTCACTATTAGAGATTCATTCATTAACCGACATTGAACGTTTAGAACGGTGGGCCCAACTGCCAGGAGCCCTAGATGCAATTATAAGATGGCTACTCATGCGTTAGGTGAAGTTTTAATAAGGCAACgaacaggaaagggaaaaaaatcaccaattGTCCTTCTTACACCTCCAAAAGCACTGTGGGAGCAGGGATCTTGTTTGGTCAGTTTAACGTGGTTATCGTGATATCTAATCACATAGTCTTTGGCTCAATAGAtacttaaacaaatgaaaatccaACTCCCTTAGCTTAGTTTCAAATGTAAAGAGCTCATTAAAATTGAACATAAAAAAGCTTTTTCCCCCCCTCAGAATTCTTTCTTTGAActctaaaatgaacaaaacaaaagggtAGAAAAACTCCCTTCCCTGTAAATTTCAAGATGCAAGTCTTGATTTTTCTAGGAAGGTATTACTCCCCCAGTCTTAGACATCTCAGTAAAGGACACTACCTACCATCATACTAGTTACTTGAACCCAAATCCCAGGGTTTCCTCTTAGATTCCTTTTCCTTCACTTGTCTCATCCAACTTATTTGCAAGTCTTACCaattctactttcaaaatataccCTAAATTTCATTCCCACTGCTACTACCctagtccaagccaccatcatttTCCGCCTGGAGTGTAACTGTCTCCTTTGTCTTATAGTCAGTTTTGCATCTAGCAGTgagagtgatcttttaaaatagtGAGTCAGGTAGTGTCACTCTCTTGCATAAAAATCTGCattaaaaaccaatttttttccttcttttttttggccggcTCTTActgcaagtggaagttcctgggccagggattgaattcccaccacagcagtgacctgctacagtgactacaccagatccttaatctgctgctcCAAGTTTCaaatgtctgtctttctttcttttctttctttctttctttctttctttctttctttctttctttctttctttctttctttctttctttctctctctctctctttctttctttctttctctctctctctctctctctctctctctctttctttctttctttctttcttttttaccttttgtctttttagggctgcacccttggcatatggaggttcccaggctaggggtccaatcagagctacagctgccgccggccaacgccagagccctgtcttcaacctacaccacagctcatagcaacgccggatccttaacccactgagcaaggccaggaaccaaacccgcaacctcatggttcctagttggatttctttccgctgtgccacgatgggaactcctcaaatttcttAATGTGCCTTGAGGCTTGTTAGGTCTGGCTCCTATCTGTCTCCCTGGCTTCACTTCTAATCGGTCATTCTCTTATACACTAAACTCTAGCTGTAGCCAACCAGGCATTG from the Sus scrofa isolate TJ Tabasco breed Duroc chromosome 9, Sscrofa11.1, whole genome shotgun sequence genome contains:
- the CWC15 gene encoding spliceosome-associated protein CWC15 homolog encodes the protein MTTAARPTFEPARGGRGKGEGDLSQLSKQYSSRDLPSHTKIKYRQTTQDAPEEVRNRDFRRELEERERAAAREKNRDRPTREHTTSSSVSKKPRLDQIPAANLDADDPLTDEEDEDEDFEEESDDDDTAALLAELEKIKKERAEEQARKEQEQKAEEERIRMENILSGNPLLNLTGPSQPQSNFKVKRRWDDDVVFKNCAKGVDDQKKDKRFVNDTLRSEFHKKFMEKYIK